The genomic window CACCAAGCACCCAGTAGGCCACACCATTTAGCCCGTATTCTTTTACGAGATTAAACTTTGCCTGCATACTCTGTTCATTTTCAAACCAGACAACATGTTTTTTGTTTTGCTCATCAATGTAATTGAACCAAGGTGCCTGTGACTCATTGTCATAATGAATTTCAGCTCCTTCTCTGGCTGCCAGGTCAGCTGCTTCCTCAGGAGCGATTCGTTTGGCGAATTTGCCGCCTTTTTTATAAGGTAAAGTCCAATCATAGCCATACAATGGAGCACCCATTACAATTTTGTTCCGCGGAATCACGGAAACGGCATAATCCAGCACTTTGCGGACTTGCGGAACCGGTGACACCGCCATTGGCGGACCGCCGGACCACCCCCATTCATAGGTCATTAGAATGACGAAATCTGTTAACTCCCCATGTCTCTTATAATCATGGGCTCCATGCCATGGTCCTCCTTGTTCATCGCTCGTTTTAGGGGCCAATGCAGTTGAAACAGCAAAACCGGCTTTGCGAACCTGTGGCAAGATCGTTTCGAGAAAGCCGTTATACAACTCACGGTCCTTTTCGCGAATATGTTCAAAATCGATATTTAAGGCTTCGTATCCTTTCGCTTTCATCGTTTGAATAACGCCTTTGATCAAGCTGTTAGAGGCTGTTTTATCTGTAAAAATGCGATGAGCAATATCCGGAGAAAAGTTTCCTTCTGCAAAGTTGGTGATCACCATCATTGGAATCGCACCGGATTTTTTAGTAGCCGAAATTGCTTCAGCGTCTTTAATTGGAACAAGACTTCCATCGGCGTTCACTCGGTAACTGAAAAAAGCTACATATGATAAATGCTGGCTAACCCCTTTTAAATCTGAAACAGATTGCTGCGGGGTGATCGGCTCAAGAAATCCAATCGAGTTAATGGGTCTTCTATCGTGGGCCGTCTTTGCCGGATTGACCTCTTGAATCCGCTTTGCCGGAGATTGGCTATGCTGTATACGAACAGGCGAGTTATCCCCTTTATTCTGCGCTGACGTGCCTTGTTGTTGTTTATCTTCAGAAGCGCCCTGTTTATCATCGTTTCCATTTCCGCATCCAGAAAGAACGAGAGAAAGGCAGAGCAAAATGACAAATTTTCTCATGACATCATCTCCTCTTGTTTTTTTATATAATTCCAAAACAAGAGGATGAATATTCTAGAGTTTCTGTAAATCTTCAGGTATCTTAACCCATCTTTCTCTTGAAAAGCAACTAAAGTCCAATTTCTCCTTTTCTACCACTTGTACAACTTGTCCAAAATGCTATTAACCCTACTTATCTATAAAAAATATTTACCTTTTTTTATAGAAATTTTTAAAAAATCCAATCTATGCATATAACAGAAAATATTGTAATATTTAGTAGTAGTTTGTCTATTTTTGTTTAAATTTAGAAGGAGTGTT from Bacillus methanolicus includes these protein-coding regions:
- a CDS encoding glycosyl hydrolase family 18 protein; this encodes MRKFVILLCLSLVLSGCGNGNDDKQGASEDKQQQGTSAQNKGDNSPVRIQHSQSPAKRIQEVNPAKTAHDRRPINSIGFLEPITPQQSVSDLKGVSQHLSYVAFFSYRVNADGSLVPIKDAEAISATKKSGAIPMMVITNFAEGNFSPDIAHRIFTDKTASNSLIKGVIQTMKAKGYEALNIDFEHIREKDRELYNGFLETILPQVRKAGFAVSTALAPKTSDEQGGPWHGAHDYKRHGELTDFVILMTYEWGWSGGPPMAVSPVPQVRKVLDYAVSVIPRNKIVMGAPLYGYDWTLPYKKGGKFAKRIAPEEAADLAAREGAEIHYDNESQAPWFNYIDEQNKKHVVWFENEQSMQAKFNLVKEYGLNGVAYWVLGEPFPQNWTLLEDQFIIQRH